In Humulus lupulus chromosome 7, drHumLupu1.1, whole genome shotgun sequence, the following are encoded in one genomic region:
- the LOC133792588 gene encoding uncharacterized protein LOC133792588 has product MAAEVERSQNERQSQQQSEASLNVSGVDSSPVDQYEILSKVLEERSDYQRGVGYRAKGKAKKTSSSSTDQSQSQANTAASPNEDMRVMALLVKAIRETFETSTTVHPSKLYNPMFDSFLQRHLPPQSEGASSSQSPSQQYQPPSQQYQPPSHQQYQTPSQQQFQPPSHGGPRG; this is encoded by the exons atggcggctgaggttgagaggtcacagaatgagaggcaaagtcaacagcagagtgaggcatctctaaatgtatctggtgttgattcgtccccggtcgatcaatacgagatactaagtaaagtactcgaggagagatctgactaccaaagaggagtgggttatagggcgaaagggaaggcaaaaaagacatcctctagctctacagatcaaagtcagtcccaagcaaatactgctgcttcgcctaatgaagatatgagagttatggctttgctggtgaaggcaattcgtgagacgtttgagacttcgacaactgtgcatcccagtaaactgtataacccaatgtttgacagttttctgcagaggcatttgccaccacaatccgaaggtgCTTCGTCTTCTCAGTCTCCAtcacagcagtatcagcctccttcacagcagtatcagcctccttcacatCAGCAGTATCAGACTCCTTCACAGCAGCAgttccagcctccttcaca CGGCGGACCCCGCGGCTAA